In the Plodia interpunctella isolate USDA-ARS_2022_Savannah chromosome 6, ilPloInte3.2, whole genome shotgun sequence genome, one interval contains:
- the LOC135309732 gene encoding putative inactive carboxylesterase 4, translating into MFAIVFCWLFVLARAHENNSRIVTIASGKVRGYKDKEYDIFVFNGIPYATAPRGPNKFKAPLSAPVWDKIFEATNAHVMCPQNQMFKGSEFSKHNIREDCLVANIYVPNTNEKKLPVLVDIHGGGYQMGYGNMLTLNKLVNTKRVIVVNFNYRLGVYGFLCLGTRDVPGNAGMKDIVALLRWVKNNIAAFGGNPSEVTVSEYSAGPSAVQLLLLSPTAKDLFKRAIPENGPNLSIYSIQADPIEVAKKYAKKFNFHNANIYALENFYKTLSIQGLSKENLDVEENMQFVPCIERDLGEEPFLLYSPYDLSNMGSAANIPILYGFTNMKWMKKKEQFEYWNSKINEDFFQFLPIDLKFQNEIEKESVSATAKEFYFGKELLNYNKNSVKCL; encoded by the exons ATGTTTGCGATTGTATTTTGCTGGTTGTTTGTTCTGGCGAGAGCTCACGAAAATAATTCTCGCATTGTGACCATTGCAAGTGGAAAAGTCCGCGGGTACAAAGATAAAGAATACgatatttttgtctttaaCGGTATTCCTTATGCGACCGCGCCTAGAGGACCTAATAAATTTAAG GCTCCACTCTCTGCCCCTGTATgggacaaaatatttgaagctACAAACGCTCATGTAATGTGTCCTCAAAACCAAATGTTTAAAGGATCTGAATTTTCCAAACATAATATTCGTGAAGACTGCCTTGTTGCTAACATCTACGTTCCAAATACGAATGAGAAAAAATTACCAGTCTTGGTAGATATTCATGGTGGTGGTTATCAGATGGGTTATGGCAATatgttaacattaaataaattagttaatacAAAGAGAGTTATtgtagtaaattttaattatagacTTGGTGTATATGGTTTTCTATGTTTAGGAACAAGAGACGTACCAGGCAATGCAGGAATGAAAGATATAGTAGCTCTTCTTAGATgggtcaaaaataatatagccGCTTTTGGTGGAAATCCAAGTGAAGTCACTGTATCAGAATACAGTGCAGGTCCTTCAGCAGTACAACTGTTGCTTCTTTCGCCAACTGCAaaggatttatttaaaagagcTATACCTGAAAATGGCCctaatttgtctatttattcaatacaagCTGATCCAATTGAAGTTGCtaaaaaatatgctaaaaaattcaattttcacaATGCAAATATCTATGCTTTAgaaaatttctataaaactCTTTCTATACAAGGATtatcaaaagaaaatttgGACGTAGAAGAAAATATGCAATTCGTACCTTGCATTGAACGGGATTTAGGAGAAGAACCTTTTCTTTTATACTCGCCTTACGACCTATCAAATATGGGCAGTGCAGCTAACATTCCTATATTATATGGATTTACAAATATGAAatggatgaaaaaaaaagaacagttTGAATATTGGAACTCAAAAATTAACGaggatttttttcaatttttaccCATTGACTTAAAATTTCAGAACGAAATAGAAAAAGAATCAGTTTCAGCTACTgcaaaagaattttattttgggaAAGAACtcctaaattataataaaaactctgtaaaa TGCTTATAG